In Primulina huaijiensis isolate GDHJ02 chromosome 4, ASM1229523v2, whole genome shotgun sequence, a genomic segment contains:
- the LOC140975581 gene encoding heparanase-like protein 1 isoform X1 → MWLSKYKLNSQQVMGFWTSSLILLAFLPTILVQNLDEARLIIDTSTIITETDASYICATIDWWPQDKCNYNRCPWGSSSVINLNLSHPSLNNAVQAFKNLRIRIGGSLQDQVLYNVGKLNSPCRQFRKERGGLFGFSKGCLHMERWDELNNFFKKTGAIVTFGLNALNGRHHIRRGVWGGDWNSGNARDFINYTISKEYHIDSWEFGNELCGKGVGASVGPEQYGKDSIHLNAMVNELYKNFGSRPLILAPGGFFDKLWFKKLLQISGSHVVDVISHHLYNLGPANDPNLASKILNPDHLNKASFVFSNITSTIQVYGPWTSAWIGESGGAYNNGARDISNTFLNSFWYLDQLGMAAKYNTKVYCRQTLIGGFYGLLNKTTFIPNPDYYSALLWHRLMGKGVLAVNSYASPHLRTYAHCSKESAGITVLLINLSNQTVYNIEIESSNNSELPAKVQTGSTKRSFVHGLKKSVSWIGKKAVDVKLVREEYHLTPENGDLRSKTMMLNDQPLQLTEKSDIPSLVPIFRDLNSPLTIDPLSIKFVAFPNFNAPSC, encoded by the exons ATGTGGTTATCTAAATATAAATTGAATTCCCAGCAG GTCATGGGATTTTGGACCTCGTCGTTGATCTTGCTGGCCTTTCTCCCAACAATTTTAGTCCAGAACTTGGATGAGGCAAGACTTATCATTGACACAAGTACAATAATCACTGAAACAGATGCTAGTTATATTTGTGCTACTATTGATTGGTGGCCTCAAGATAAGTGCAACTACAACAGATGCCCATGGGGATCATCATCCGTTATAAATCTT AACTTATCTCACCCTTCTCTGAACAATGCTGTCCAAG CTTTTAAGAATTTGCGAATCAGAATTGGCGGTTCGCTGCAAGACCAAGTTCTGTATAATGTGGGAAAACTGAATTCGCCTTGCCGCCAATTTAGGAAGGAGAGGGGTGGGTTGTTTGGATTTTCAAAGGGATGCTTACATATGGAGAGGTGGGATGAGCTGAATAACTTTTTCAAGAAGACGGG CGCTATTGTGACTTTTGGCCTTAATGCATTAAATGGTAGACATCATATTAGAAGGGGAGTTTGGGGAGGAGATTGGAATTCCGGCAACGCTCGTGATTTCATTAATTACACTATATCCAAAGAGTACCATATAGACTCTTGGGAATTTG GTAATGAGTTATGCGGCAAAGGTGTTGGGGCTAGTGTTGGTCCTGAGCAATATGGAAAAGATTCAATCCATCTGAACGCTATGGTTAATGAATTGTATAAGAATTTTGGCTCAAGACCTCTTATCTTGGCTCCAGGAGGGTTCTTTGATAAGTTGTGGTTCAAGAAACTACTTCAAATCTCTGGTTCACACGTAGTTGATGTTATATCTCATCATTTGTATAATTTGGGTCCTG CAAATGATCCTAATCTTGCAAGTAAAATCCTCAATCCTGATCACTTGAACAAGGCATCATTCGTATTCAGCAATATTACATCAACCATTCAAGTTTATGGCCCCTGGACTTCTGCCTGGATTGGAGAATCAGGAGGCGCCTACAACAATGGTGCTAGGGACATATCAAACACATTTTTGAACAGCTTTTG GTATCTAGATCAACTTGGAATGGCAGCAAAGTACAATACTAAAGTATATTGCAGGCAGACTTTGATTGGTGGATTCTACGGACTTCTTAACAAAACTACCTTCATTCCAAATCCTGATTATTATAG TGCACTTCTATGGCATCGGCTTATGGGAAAAGGAGTGCTTGCTGTTAACAGCTATGCATCACCACATTTGCGCACTTATGCTCATTGTTCAAAAGAAAGT GCAGGCATTACCGTACTTCTTATAAATTTAAGCAATCAAACCGTCTACAACATCGAAATTGAATCCAGTAACAACAGCGAGTTACCTGCGAAAGTCCAAACAGGAAGCACAAAAAGATCTTTTGTGCACGGTCTCAAGAAATCAGTGTCATGGATTGGAAAAAAGGCAGTGGATGTGAAACTAGTTCGAGAAGAGTATCACTTGACTCCCGAAAACGGTGATCTCCGAAGCAAAACCATGATGTTGAATGATCAACCACTACAATTGACTGAAAAAAGTGATATCCCGAGTTTGGTTCCCATTTTCCGCGATCTGAATTCTCCGTTAACGATTGATCCTTTGTCGATTAAGTTTGTAGCGTTTCCTAACTTCAATGCTCCAAGTTGCTAA
- the LOC140975583 gene encoding pentatricopeptide repeat-containing protein At2g03880, mitochondrial-like — protein MGRDFATLPMLNHPSNVIRGVLLTGHRLPRRCSTQCPSKKNRFSWFCSRSSLGASAVRTTEMLDGGFSCERNRKRFVLVNGFKEQQTPCMERSSDRAISLSCFSGRDVKARLIWYSEMLRNYSNELCLAGGKAIHGRIVRCETKPDVHLWISLINFYAKCGALEVSRNVFEQMPTKEVVSWTALISGFVARGYGVESVELFCEMRREDVRPNEFTLATVLKGCSMISDLELGKQLHAEVVKIGRLSDVFVGSILIDLYAKCGEMEYADDVFSLMPEKNAVSWNALLNGYAQAGHGEAVLQLFCEMSELEMRFSNHTLSIILKGVACSSNFRGGRAIHSMVIKVGGELDDFVSCSLVNMYSKSGLVNDALKVFKGIKDPDIVAWSSIISVLDQQGQKEEAAKLFCLMRHSGVRPNQFTFASIISAATDLGDLKFGKSIHACAYKFGFDYDDLVSNALISMYMKFRSIYDGYDIFNRMTKWDVVSWNALLSGFHDEKTSDQGNRIFKQMLTEGYRPNLYSFISTLRSCSSLLNIEFGKQVHSLVIKDSFDDDAYVGTALIDMYAKCGCMEDVEVIFNRLNEKDVFTWTVLISGYSQTNQAEKSVQCFNQMRRDGFTPNEFTLASCLNGSSEIASLEIGRQLHSLAVKAGQSDDMFVASALIDMYGKCGHIDAAESLFNDTQLDDTVIWNTIICAYSQHGQDDKALQAFRTMMKENVLPDVVTFVGILAACSHLGLVEEGKKHFYSMRELFGTSPCIEHYACMVDMFGRAGKFDEVESLIDGMELTPNVLIWENVLGACRAHGNVKLGERAAEKLFQIDPETGSNYILLSNIYASRRMWDDVSRIRASMSSKGIKKEPGCSWVEIDAQVHVFLSQDATHPCLLDIHQKLEELGQRLTVAGYVPNTDYVLHNVPDNEKRENLFHHSERLALGFALTREVKSGKIRIFKNLRICGDCHEYMKFASRIINQEIAVRDTRRFHYFRNGFCSCKDYW, from the coding sequence atgggaCGCGATTTCGCGACTCTACCGATGCTCAACCATCCCTCTAATGTTATCCGGGGTGTTCTTTTAACTGGTCATCGATTGCCCAGAAGATGTTCAACGCAATGCCCGAGTAAAAAGAATCGGTTTTCTTGGTTTTGCTCCCGCTCTTCCCTTGGTGCTTCCGCTGTAAGAACTACGGAAATGCTCGATGGCGGGTTTAGTTGTgaaagaaaccggaaaagatTTGTACTTGTCAATGGGTTTAAAGAACAGCAGACTCCTTGTATGGAGCGTTCATCTGATCGGGCTATAAGTTTGAGCTGCTTTTCTGGGAGAGATGTTAAAGCTAGGCTTATATGGTATTCTGAAATGCTGAGAAATTACTCGAACGAGTTGTGTTTGGCTGGCGGTAAAGCGATTCATGGCCGTATCGTTAGGTGCGAGACCAAGCCTGATGTGCATTTATGGATTTCTTTGATTAATTTCTACGCAAAATGTGGGGCTTTGGAGGTTTCAAGAAATGTCTTTGAGCAAATGCCAACGAAAGAAGTTGTATCTTGGACGGCTTTGATCTCAGGGTTTGTAGCTCGAGGGTATGGTGTGGAAAGTGTTGAGCTGTTCTGTGAGATGAGGAGGGAGGATGTGAGACCCAATGAGTTTACTTTGGCGACAGTTTTGAAGGGTTGTTCAATGATTTCTGATTTGGAGCTTGGGAAACAGTTGCATGCAGAAGTGGTTAAAATTGGCAGGCTTTCAGATGTTTTTGTTGGTTCCATTTTAATTGATCTTTACGCCAAATGTGGGGAGATGGAATATGCAGATGATGTTTTCAGTTTGATGCCAGAGAAAAATGCTGTGTCGTGGAATGCTTTGCTCAACGGTTATGCACAGGCAGGACATGGAGAGGCAGTTTTACAATTGTTTTGCGAAATGTCAGAGCTAGAAATGAGGTTTAGTAATCACACATTGTCAATAATTTTGAAGGGAGTTGCCTGTTCCAGTAATTTTAGAGGTGGACGGGCCATCCATTCAATGGTGATCAAGGTTGGGGGTGAGCTTGATGATTTTGTCAGTTGTAGCCTGGTTAATATGTACTCAAAAAGTGGTTTGGTAAATGATGCCCTTAAAGTGTTCAAGGGGATCAAAGATCCTGATATAGTCGCTTGGAGTTCTATTATCAGTGTCCTCGATCAACAAGGTCAAAAGGAAGAAGCAGCCAAATTGTTCTGCTTGATGAGGCATTCTGGTGTGAGGCCCAATCAGTTCACCTTTGCCAGTATTATCAGTGCGGCCACTGATTTGGGTGAcctaaaatttggtaaaagcatTCATGCTTGTGCTTACAAATTTGGTTTTGATTATGATGATCTGGTCAGTAATGCATTGATTTCTATGTATATGAAATTTCGATCAATTTATGATGGGTATGATATTTTTAACAGAATGACGAAATGGGATGTAGTTTCTTGGAATGCCCTTTTATCTGGATTCCATGATGAGAAAACTTCTGATCAAGgaaacagaattttcaagcagATGCTTACAGAAGGTTACAGGCCTAACCTGTACTCATTCATTAGCACTCTGAGGTCTTGTTCTAGCCTCTTGAATATTGAATTCGGGAAACAAGTGCACTCGCTCGTAATTAAAGATAGTTTTGATGATGATGCATATGTGGGAACCGCTTTAATTGACATGTATGCCAAGTGCGGGTGCATGGAAGATGTTGAAGTTATTTTTAATAGATTAAATGAGAAAGACGTCTTCACTTGGACCGTGTTAATTTCCGGTTATTCACAGACCAATCAAGCTGAAAAAAGTGTCCAATGCTTCAATCAGATGCGGAGAGATGGTTTTACTCCAAACGAATTCACACTTGCTAGTTGTTTGAATGGCTCGTCTGAGATTGCAAGCCTTGAGATTGGCCGACAATTACACTCTCTCGCCGTTAAGGCTGGTCAGTCAGATGACATGTTTGTAGCAAGTGCATTGATTGATATGTATGGGAAATGTGGGCATATTGATGCCGCTGAGTCATTGTTTAATGACACTCAGTTAGATGACACCGTTATATGGAACACAATTATATGTGCATATTCTCAACATGGACAGGACGATAAGGCTCTTCAAGCATTCAGGACAATGATGAAGGAAAATGTGTTGCCTGATGTGGTCACTTTTGTCGGGATCCTTGCAGCATGCAGTCACTTGGGTTTGGTTGAAGAAGGGAAAAAACATTTTTACTCCATGAGAGAATTGTTTGGAACATCTCCGTGTATTGAACATTATGCTTGTATGGTGGATATGTTTGGTAGAGCAGGAAAATTCGATGAAGTTGAAAGCCTCATTGATGGCATGGAACTAACACCAAATGTTTTGATCTGGGAGAATGTTCTTGGGGCATGTAGAGCTCATGGAAATGTCAAATTGGGTGAAAGAGCTGCTGAGAAACTTTTTCAAATTGACCCAGAAACAGGTTCAAACTACATCTTGTTATCTAATATTTACGCTAGTAGAAGAATGTGGGATGACGTGTCGCGTATTCGGGCATCCATGTCCAGTAAGGGCATTAAAAAAGAACCTGGGTGCAGCTGGGTAGAGATTGATGCTCAAGTTCATGTTTTCTTATCTCAAGATGCGACACATCCATGTCTACTGGACATCCATCAGAAGTTGGAAGAGTTGGGACAGAGGCTTACTGTGGCAGGCTATGTACCAAACACGGATTATGTACTTCATAATGTGCCAGACAATGAAAAAAGAGAGAACCTTTTTCATCATAGTGAAAGGTTGGCTTTGGGTTTTGCTCTTACAAGAGAGGTCAAAAGCGGAAAAATTAGAATATTCAAAAATCTTCGCATATGTGGAGACTGCCATGAATATATGAAGTTTGCCTCGAGGATCATAAATCAAGAAATCGCTGTTCGTGATACCAGACGCTTCCACTACTTCCGCAATGGTTTTTGTTCTTGTAAAGATTATTGGTAA
- the LOC140975581 gene encoding heparanase-like protein 1 isoform X2 produces MGFWTSSLILLAFLPTILVQNLDEARLIIDTSTIITETDASYICATIDWWPQDKCNYNRCPWGSSSVINLNLSHPSLNNAVQAFKNLRIRIGGSLQDQVLYNVGKLNSPCRQFRKERGGLFGFSKGCLHMERWDELNNFFKKTGAIVTFGLNALNGRHHIRRGVWGGDWNSGNARDFINYTISKEYHIDSWEFGNELCGKGVGASVGPEQYGKDSIHLNAMVNELYKNFGSRPLILAPGGFFDKLWFKKLLQISGSHVVDVISHHLYNLGPANDPNLASKILNPDHLNKASFVFSNITSTIQVYGPWTSAWIGESGGAYNNGARDISNTFLNSFWYLDQLGMAAKYNTKVYCRQTLIGGFYGLLNKTTFIPNPDYYSALLWHRLMGKGVLAVNSYASPHLRTYAHCSKESAGITVLLINLSNQTVYNIEIESSNNSELPAKVQTGSTKRSFVHGLKKSVSWIGKKAVDVKLVREEYHLTPENGDLRSKTMMLNDQPLQLTEKSDIPSLVPIFRDLNSPLTIDPLSIKFVAFPNFNAPSC; encoded by the exons ATGGGATTTTGGACCTCGTCGTTGATCTTGCTGGCCTTTCTCCCAACAATTTTAGTCCAGAACTTGGATGAGGCAAGACTTATCATTGACACAAGTACAATAATCACTGAAACAGATGCTAGTTATATTTGTGCTACTATTGATTGGTGGCCTCAAGATAAGTGCAACTACAACAGATGCCCATGGGGATCATCATCCGTTATAAATCTT AACTTATCTCACCCTTCTCTGAACAATGCTGTCCAAG CTTTTAAGAATTTGCGAATCAGAATTGGCGGTTCGCTGCAAGACCAAGTTCTGTATAATGTGGGAAAACTGAATTCGCCTTGCCGCCAATTTAGGAAGGAGAGGGGTGGGTTGTTTGGATTTTCAAAGGGATGCTTACATATGGAGAGGTGGGATGAGCTGAATAACTTTTTCAAGAAGACGGG CGCTATTGTGACTTTTGGCCTTAATGCATTAAATGGTAGACATCATATTAGAAGGGGAGTTTGGGGAGGAGATTGGAATTCCGGCAACGCTCGTGATTTCATTAATTACACTATATCCAAAGAGTACCATATAGACTCTTGGGAATTTG GTAATGAGTTATGCGGCAAAGGTGTTGGGGCTAGTGTTGGTCCTGAGCAATATGGAAAAGATTCAATCCATCTGAACGCTATGGTTAATGAATTGTATAAGAATTTTGGCTCAAGACCTCTTATCTTGGCTCCAGGAGGGTTCTTTGATAAGTTGTGGTTCAAGAAACTACTTCAAATCTCTGGTTCACACGTAGTTGATGTTATATCTCATCATTTGTATAATTTGGGTCCTG CAAATGATCCTAATCTTGCAAGTAAAATCCTCAATCCTGATCACTTGAACAAGGCATCATTCGTATTCAGCAATATTACATCAACCATTCAAGTTTATGGCCCCTGGACTTCTGCCTGGATTGGAGAATCAGGAGGCGCCTACAACAATGGTGCTAGGGACATATCAAACACATTTTTGAACAGCTTTTG GTATCTAGATCAACTTGGAATGGCAGCAAAGTACAATACTAAAGTATATTGCAGGCAGACTTTGATTGGTGGATTCTACGGACTTCTTAACAAAACTACCTTCATTCCAAATCCTGATTATTATAG TGCACTTCTATGGCATCGGCTTATGGGAAAAGGAGTGCTTGCTGTTAACAGCTATGCATCACCACATTTGCGCACTTATGCTCATTGTTCAAAAGAAAGT GCAGGCATTACCGTACTTCTTATAAATTTAAGCAATCAAACCGTCTACAACATCGAAATTGAATCCAGTAACAACAGCGAGTTACCTGCGAAAGTCCAAACAGGAAGCACAAAAAGATCTTTTGTGCACGGTCTCAAGAAATCAGTGTCATGGATTGGAAAAAAGGCAGTGGATGTGAAACTAGTTCGAGAAGAGTATCACTTGACTCCCGAAAACGGTGATCTCCGAAGCAAAACCATGATGTTGAATGATCAACCACTACAATTGACTGAAAAAAGTGATATCCCGAGTTTGGTTCCCATTTTCCGCGATCTGAATTCTCCGTTAACGATTGATCCTTTGTCGATTAAGTTTGTAGCGTTTCCTAACTTCAATGCTCCAAGTTGCTAA
- the LOC140975586 gene encoding uncharacterized protein encodes MAFLRKAGNMLGKTLSSRINQEITSSRPSIFQAIRCMATSKLFIGGLSYSTDDMSLSETFSKYGEVAEARVIVDRDTGKSRGFGFVTYASVDDASAAIQALDQQELHGRRIRVDYANDRARGGGGGYGGGYGGGYGGGGYSNNDGYGGNYGGGNYGRGGGGYGGGGDLNSGVDKYDGRNMSYGGDGQNLGATGGSGGSSDAGGSHFASSEQEGFGDTFGTGQSNQFGRGDEGFGQDDPLEGNYRDDDDTPGNYADRRG; translated from the exons ATGGCTTTCTTGAGAAAAGCTGGGAATATGTTGGGGAAAACTCTGAGTTCGCGTATCAATCAGGAAATCACATCTTCCAGACCTTCCATCTTTCAAGCTATTAGATGCATGGCAACTTCGAAGCTCTTTATCGGAG GACTCTCGTACAGCACTGATGACATGAGTCTGTCAGAGACTTTCAGCAAGTATGGAGAAGTTGCTGAAG CTAGAGTAATTGTGGATCGTGATACTGGTAAATCAAGAGGATTTGGCTTTGTTACTTACGCTTCCGTTGATGATGCATCTGCTGCTATCCAAGCTCTGGACCAACAG GAACTCCATGGTCGTAGGATAAGAGTGGATTATGCAAATGACAGGGCACGTGGTGGGGGTGGTGGTTACGGTGGTGGCTATGGTGGTGGTTATGGTGGTGGGGGCTATAGTAACAATGATGGTTATGGGGGGAATTATGGCGGTGGAAATTATGGACGTGGGGGCGGTGGTTATGGTGGTGGTGGGGATCTTAATTCAGGGGTCGACAAATACGATGGTAGGAATATGAGCTACGGGGGTGATGGTCAGAACTTAGGTGCTACCGGAGGCTCTGGGGGCAGTAGTGATGCTGGTGGTAGCCATTTTGCGAGCTCTGAACAGGAAGGTTTTGGTGACACTTTCGGTACTGGACAAAGCAATCAGTTTGGACGCGGTGATGAAGGTTTCGGCCAAGATGATCCATTGGAAGGAAACTACAGAGACGATGATGACACTCCTGGAAACTATGCTGATCGAAGGGGCTAA
- the LOC140975587 gene encoding exocyst complex component EXO70E2-like, which produces MEDSELVDGVLDGQQHLILVAYHSVKALESTKILNQDMKRNIAGLCAELSKMIGLNEGDVEDNIEIEDRLASAREMIMNLHLNHSRIWDSSPSIVLDYLKAIDEVRILVQSLESVMVKRSRKMKGILDQAQTIQQIAMVRLQEELVHILDQNKQCFGHGYVLPPVCEEGSVYEESIISNDENSVENASRRESSGTETEEYLMDLVHPDMIPQIKSIAKSMFDSGYDQEFCQAFVKFWRESMAEYLAVLNIERLRIADVLALEWECLNSRIRKWRRAMRAFIGVYLASAKRLFDQVLGAYGCTSSICLAEASKASVLCLLDFGQAVALGPHRPEWLYCLLNMYDDLVSLIPDVNALYPQEADLIINIEFHELLVRLGDSAKATSMGFGNYIASCSSTALSANGGIHPLTKYTANYMICFVDYGDSLNLLLEDNNAAADHLRSFTSILEANLDKKSNSYQDLALKQIFLMNNMHYMVQKVRSSNVRTYLGDDWIREHICKYRKYATCYERTTWSSVLPLLRGDGKMGKATLKARSHAFNTAFEDLYRNQTGWCVPDLELREELRISASKTVVLAYRTFVRNISNTIGDKYIKYTEQDLETYILDLLEGTSKSLNHLRRM; this is translated from the coding sequence ATGGAGGATTCTGAACTGGTGGATGGAGTCCTTGATGGACAACAGCATTTGATTCTTGTAGCTTATCATTCTGTTAAGGCTCTTGAGTCGACCAAGATATTGAACCAGGATATGAAAAGAAATATTGCTGGATTATGCGCTGAATTGTCTAAAATGATTGGACTCAACGAGGGTGATGTAGAAGATAATATAGAGATTGAGGATAGGCTTGCTTCAGCTCGGGAGATGATCATGAATTTGCATTTGAACCACTCGAGGATATGGGATTCCAGCCCCTCCATAGTTTTAGATTATTTGAAAGCTATTGATGAGGTTCGGATCTTGGTTCAGAGCTTGGAAAGTGTGATGGTGAAGAGAAGTAGGAAAATGAAAGGAATTCTCGATCAAGCTCAAACTATTCAGCAAATAGCTATGGTTAGGCTCCAAGAAGAGTTGGTCCATATACTTGATCAGAACAAGCAGTGTTTTGGGCATGGTTATGTGCTACCTCCTGTTTGCGAGGAGGGTTCTGTGTACGAGGAATCGATCATTTCAAATGACGAAAATTCTGTGGAGAATGCATCTCGAAGGGAAAGCAGCGGCACAGAGACTGAAGAGTATTTGATGGATCTGGTCCATCCTGACATGATACCTCAAATAAAGTCGATAGCGAAATCAATGTTTGATTCAGGTTATGATCAAGAATTCTGCCAGGCTTTTGTGAAATTCTGGAGAGAGTCGATGGCCGAGTATTTGGCAGTTCTAAACATCGAGCGGCTTAGGATTGCAGATGTGCTTGCGCTGGAGTGGGAATGCTTGAACTCCAGAATCCGGAAATGGCGCCGTGCTATGAGGGCATTCATTGGTGTTTATCTTGCTAGTGCAAAACGCCTCTTCGACCAAGTTCTTGGAGCATATGGTTGCACTAGTTCTATTTGCTTAGCCGAGGCTTCAAAGGCTTCTGTTCTATGCCTCCTGGATTTTGGCCAAGCTGTGGCACTCGGACCCCATAGACCAGAATGGCTCTATTGTTTACTTAACATGTACGATGATTTAGTCTCCCTTATCCCCGATGTAAACGCTTTATATCCTCAAGAAGCTGACCTGATTATCAACATTGAATTCCATGAGCTTTTGGTTCGACTAGGGGATTCGGCTAAGGCCACCTCTATGGGTTTTGGAAATTACATCGCGTCTTGTTCCTCCACTGCCCTTTCTGCAAATGGTGGTATTCACCCTCTGACTAAGTACACTGCAAACTACATGATCTGCTTTGTAGATTACGGTGATAGCCTCAATTTGCTTCTTGAAGATAATAATGCTGCGGCTGATCACTTGCGGTCATTTACATCAATACTAGAAGCCAACTTAGACAAGAAATCCAACTCATATCAAGATCTTGCTTTGAagcaaatatttttaatgaataatATGCATTACATGGTTCAAAAAGTTAGGAGCTCCAATGTCAGAACTTACTTGGGGGATGATTGGATCCGAGAACACATTTGTAAGTATCGGAAATATGCAACATGCTATGAAAGAACCACTTGGAGTTCAGTGCTTCCATTGCTACGTGGTGATGGGAAAATGGGAAAGGCAACTCTAAAGGCAAGAAGTCATGCTTTCAACACTGCTTTTGAGGATTTATACAGAAACCAAACGGGATGGTGTGTTCCAGATCTGGAGCTTCGCGAGGAGCTAAGGATCTCAGCCTCAAAGACGGTTGTCCTTGCATATCGTACCTTTGTACGTAACATTTCCAATACAATCGGTGACAAGTACATCAAGTATACAGAACAAGATTTGGAAACCTACATTCTTGATCTTCTCGAGGGTACATCAAAGTCGCTGAACCATTTGCGAAGGATGTAA
- the LOC140975585 gene encoding ATP synthase subunit gamma, mitochondrial-like has protein sequence MAMAALRREGRRFAVPLISPLRSSLAPSEYETMEQAVLGVRSVSTQIVRNRMKSVKNIQKITKAMKMVAASKLRAVQTRAEKSRGLWQPFTALLGDTPSVDVKKNVIVTVSSDKGLCGGINSTSVKISRGLYKINSGPEKESKYVILGEKAKAQLVRDSKKDIELSITELQKNPLNYTQVAVLADDILKNVEYDALRIVFNKFHSVVSFVPTTATVLSPEVVEREAEAGGKLGELDSYEIEGGETKSEVLQNLSEFQFTCVMFNALLENACSEQGARMSAMDSSSRNAGDMLDRLTLTYNRTRQASITTELTEIISGASALEG, from the exons ATGGCTATGGCTGCGCTTAGACGCGAGGGGAGGCGTTTCGCCGTTCCTCTTATCTCTCCTCTCCGCTCTTCTCTCGCTCCTTCTGAATACGAGACCAT GGAGCAGGCTGTTTTGGGGGTTCGTTCAGTTTCAACTCAAATTG TTCGCAACCGAATGAAGAGtgttaaaaatattcaaaaaatcaCCAAGGCAATGAAGATGGTTGCAGCTTCAAAGCTCCGAGCTGTTCAAACGAGAGCTGAAAAGTCACGTGGCCTATGGCAGCCATTCACTGCTTTGCTTGGTGACACtccaa GTGTTGATGTCAAGAAGAATGTTATTGTGACAGTATCTTCTGACAAAGGTCTTTGTGGTGGAATCAATTCTACCTCTGTCAAAATAAGCAGGGGCCTTTATAAGATAAATTCAG GTCCGGAAAAGGAAAGTAAATATGTTATTTTGGGAGAAAAGGCTAAGGCCCAACTTGTGCGTGATTCAAAGAAAGATATTGAGCTATCAATAACTGAGTTGCAGAAAAATCCACTGAACTATACTCAG GTTGCTGTGCTTGCAGACGATATCCTGAAGAATGTTGAGTACGATGCTTTGAGAATTGTTTTCAATAAGTTCCATTCAGTTGTATCCTTTGTGCCAACAACTGCAACTGTATTATCTCCCGAG GTTGTGGAGAGAGAAGCTGAAGCTGGGGGAAAACTTGGGGAATTGGATTCTTATGAGATTGAAGGTGGCGAAACAAAGTCAGAAGTGCTTCAGAATCTTTCCGAATTCCAGTTTACTTGT GTTATGTTCAATGCACTATTAGAGAATGCTTGCAGTGAGCAAGGTGCTAGAATGTCTGCTATGGATAGCTCTAGCCGAAATGCAGGAGATATGCTTGATCGTCTCACTCTTACTTATAACAG GACTCGTCAAGCATCTATCACTACTGAGCTGACAGAGATTATTTCTGGAGCATCAGCACTGGAGGGTTAA